In one Nomascus leucogenys isolate Asia chromosome 13, Asia_NLE_v1, whole genome shotgun sequence genomic region, the following are encoded:
- the DEFB125 gene encoding beta-defensin 125, which yields MNLLMLTFIICGLLTQVTKGSFEPPKCWKNNIGHCRRRCLDTERYILLCRNKLSCCISIIISHEYTRRPAFPVIHLEDITFDYSDVDSFTGSPVSMLNDLITFDTTKFGETMTPETNTPETTMPPSKTTTSKTTMPPPSQTALSHN from the exons ATGAATCTCCTGATGCTGACCTTCATTATCTGTGGGTTGCTAACTCAGGTGACCAAAG GTAGCTTTGAACCCCCAAAATGTTGGAAGAATAATATAGGACATTGCAGAAGACGATGTTTAGATACTGAAAGGTACATACTTCTTTGTAGGAACAAGCTATCATGCTGCATTTCTATAATAATATCACATGAATACACTCGACGACCAGCATTTCCTGTGATTCACCTAGAGGATATAACATTTGATTATAGTGATGTGGACTCTTTTACTGGTTCCCCAGTATCTATGTTGAATGATCTGATAACATTTGACACAACTAAATTTGGAGAAACCATGACACCCGAGACCAATACTCCGGAAACTACTATGCCACCATCCAAGACCACTACTTCCAAGACTACTATGCCACCACCTTCTCAGACAGCTCTTTCTCATAATTAA